A window of Juglans regia cultivar Chandler chromosome 7, Walnut 2.0, whole genome shotgun sequence contains these coding sequences:
- the LOC108980142 gene encoding probable glutathione peroxidase 2 — MQLLKFTNWVSVLFLGIAFLYFYGNLSAPSPPQSMAEDSSKSIYDFTVKDIRGNDVSLSEYNGKALLIVNVASKCGLTQTNYKELNVLYEKYKSQGFEILAFPCNQFAGQEPGSNEEIQEVVCTMFKAEFPIFDKIEVNGKNAAPLYKFLKSQKGGIFGDGIKWNFTKFLVNKEGKVVERYAPTTSPLKIEKDIQKLLESS; from the exons ATGCAATTGTTGAAATTCACCAACTGGGTCTCTGTTCTCTTTCTGGGCATTGCTTTCCTGTACTTCTACGGAAACCTATCTGCTCCTTCTCCTCCTCAAAGTATGGCTGAAGATTCTTCCAAATCCATATATGATTTTACGGTCAAG GATATCCGTGGAAATGATGTAAGCTTGAGTGAATACAATGGGAAGGCTCTCTTGATTGTCAACGTTGCTTCGAAATG TGGTTTAACACAAACAAACTACAAGGAGTTAAACGTGTTATATGAAAAGTACAAAAGCCAAG GGTTTGAGATCTTGGCATTTCCTTGCAACCAGTTTGCGGGACAAGAACCAGGAAGCAATGAGGAAATTCAGGAAGTTGTGTGCACTATGTTTAAAGCTGAATTCCCAATTTTTGATAAG ATTGAAGTGAACGGTAAGAATGCAGCACCCCTTTACAAGTTCCTCAAATCCCAGAAAGGGGGGATATTTGGAGATGGCATAAAATGGAACTTCACAAAGTTTCTGGTGAACAAAGAAGGAAAGGTTGTGGAGAGATATGCGCCAACCACATCACCTCTTAAAATTGAG AAAGACATACAGAAGCTATTGGAATCATCTTAA